The following are encoded in a window of Methanorbis rubei genomic DNA:
- the msrA gene encoding peptide-methionine (S)-S-oxide reductase MsrA — protein sequence MQQMDEGSEAFREIYFAGGCFWGVEELMRSVQGVVDAVSGYANGRSGPAPSYEEVCSGRTGFSETVKVVYNPARVSLPALVFLFFRAIDPTDSGGQGNDRGTQYRSGIYYSDEESAVVVRRATDVERRRHSAFYVEILPLLNFYPAEEFHQRYLEKHEGGYCHIPRELFSYAGSMRVDPQQYPRPSDAEISRRLSSQEFSVTQEGATDLPHSHPLTTEVRRGLYVDAVTGEPLFSSRDKYQSSCGWPAFSEPVDRNTMVFSEDRSHGMRRTEVRSRTGDSHLGHVFGGDEESPSGVRFCINGSSLRFVPYERMEEEGYGELMDLV from the coding sequence ATGCAGCAGATGGATGAGGGAAGCGAAGCATTCAGGGAAATTTATTTTGCAGGCGGATGTTTCTGGGGTGTTGAGGAGCTGATGCGTTCAGTCCAAGGAGTTGTTGATGCGGTATCCGGGTATGCGAACGGCAGAAGCGGGCCTGCTCCATCGTATGAGGAGGTGTGTTCAGGGAGAACAGGATTTTCCGAGACGGTGAAGGTTGTCTACAACCCTGCCAGAGTGAGCCTGCCGGCACTGGTGTTTCTGTTTTTCCGGGCGATTGATCCGACAGATTCAGGCGGTCAGGGAAATGACCGGGGAACGCAGTACCGTTCAGGCATCTATTATAGTGATGAGGAGTCGGCAGTTGTTGTCAGGCGTGCGACAGATGTTGAACGGCGGAGGCATTCTGCGTTTTATGTGGAGATTTTGCCGCTGCTGAATTTTTATCCGGCAGAAGAGTTTCATCAGCGGTATCTGGAGAAGCACGAAGGCGGGTACTGTCATATTCCAAGAGAGTTGTTTTCCTATGCAGGATCGATGCGGGTGGATCCACAGCAGTACCCGCGGCCAAGTGATGCGGAGATTTCGCGCCGGCTTTCGTCTCAGGAGTTTTCCGTGACCCAGGAAGGGGCAACCGATCTGCCGCATTCGCATCCGCTGACGACTGAGGTGCGGCGGGGATTGTATGTGGACGCGGTTACCGGCGAGCCGTTGTTTTCCTCGAGAGATAAGTATCAGAGTTCCTGCGGGTGGCCGGCGTTTTCAGAGCCGGTTGATCGAAACACGATGGTGTTTTCCGAGGACCGGTCGCATGGGATGCGCCGGACTGAGGTGCGGAGCAGGACAGGAGATTCGCATCTGGGGCATGTGTTTGGAGGTGATGAGGAGTCTCCTTCAGGAGTGAGGTTTTGCATAAACGGGTCGTCATTGAGGTTCGTGCCGTATGAGAGAATGGAGGAGGAGGGGTACGGGGAGCTGATGGATCTGGTTTGA
- a CDS encoding DNA topoisomerase VI subunit B: protein MALADELAKKQRSISVAEFFEKNKHMLGFDSPTRGIITTIKEAIDNSLDACEEAEVLPDILVSVRKVGGDVYRVVVEDNGPGIVPDKMPAVFAKLLYGSRFHQVRQTRGQQGIGISAAVLYAQLTTGKPTLVISRTDAKSPAHKMTLVIKTETNEPEVLSHEEIDWVLPHGTRIELEFKSSMAAKKKMLEYLKYTSIVNPHARFRVEIDDESFTFDRVSHDVPPCPVAIKPHPYGIELGVLKRMTAASELPLKEFLIESFSKVGEKTALEICAVAKLDSKVSANKLSLEQLNPLLEAMQTVKIPAPSALQCLSPITEELIVKGMEKEFQLDFIKARTRPSSVFGGNSFIVEAAIGYGGKLPVEGSAMLLRFANRVPLLYQQGACAITSAVSGVNWKAYGVSQQGLPMGPVLILVHVAATNVPFTSESKDAVASVPEVEKEVTLALQELGRDLKMFLSRRDKSKEQEDRARAICSVIPLIAQKVGEIVELPTPDTSLIEGRIMRRVVLKKGSSAGKILIRVDNYTTKDQEMTLYDISCDAAGDATVPPDFVTEMDGEYTKIWKRLLHSGDNFEVTYTGTGGGIVDLQGIAENLKVVVDLDV from the coding sequence ATGGCACTTGCTGACGAACTCGCCAAGAAACAACGAAGCATCAGTGTCGCCGAGTTCTTTGAAAAGAACAAACACATGCTTGGGTTTGATTCCCCGACACGGGGAATCATCACCACCATTAAAGAAGCAATCGACAACTCGCTTGACGCCTGCGAAGAGGCCGAGGTTCTGCCTGACATTCTCGTCTCGGTACGAAAAGTCGGCGGCGATGTTTACCGCGTGGTGGTCGAAGACAATGGTCCGGGCATTGTGCCGGATAAGATGCCGGCGGTTTTTGCAAAACTTCTCTATGGTTCACGGTTCCATCAGGTCCGCCAGACCCGCGGTCAGCAGGGTATCGGCATTTCTGCGGCAGTTCTGTATGCACAGCTGACGACCGGAAAACCGACGCTTGTCATCTCCCGAACCGATGCAAAATCTCCGGCGCATAAGATGACGCTTGTCATCAAGACCGAGACCAACGAACCTGAAGTTCTCTCGCATGAAGAGATCGACTGGGTGCTTCCGCATGGAACCCGCATCGAGCTCGAGTTCAAAAGTTCCATGGCTGCGAAGAAGAAGATGCTGGAGTATCTCAAGTACACTTCAATCGTCAACCCGCATGCCCGGTTCCGTGTCGAGATCGATGACGAGTCGTTCACGTTTGACCGTGTTTCGCACGATGTTCCGCCGTGTCCGGTTGCCATCAAGCCGCATCCGTACGGCATTGAGCTTGGCGTGTTAAAACGCATGACCGCGGCGTCCGAGCTGCCGCTTAAAGAGTTCCTGATTGAAAGTTTTTCCAAAGTCGGCGAAAAAACCGCTCTTGAGATCTGTGCGGTTGCAAAGCTGGACTCGAAAGTTTCGGCAAACAAACTGTCGCTCGAACAGCTGAATCCTCTGCTTGAAGCAATGCAGACCGTAAAAATTCCGGCTCCTTCTGCACTGCAGTGTCTCTCCCCAATCACTGAGGAGCTGATCGTGAAGGGAATGGAAAAAGAGTTCCAGCTCGACTTCATCAAAGCACGAACGCGTCCAAGCAGTGTGTTTGGCGGCAACTCCTTCATCGTGGAAGCTGCGATCGGTTACGGCGGAAAACTGCCGGTTGAAGGCAGTGCGATGCTTCTTCGGTTCGCCAACCGCGTGCCTCTGCTGTATCAGCAGGGAGCGTGTGCGATTACTTCTGCCGTTTCCGGCGTGAACTGGAAGGCTTACGGGGTTTCCCAACAGGGTCTCCCGATGGGTCCGGTTCTGATTCTCGTGCATGTCGCGGCAACGAATGTGCCGTTCACGAGCGAGTCCAAGGATGCGGTCGCTTCGGTTCCCGAGGTTGAGAAGGAAGTTACACTTGCGTTGCAGGAGCTTGGCCGCGATCTGAAGATGTTTCTGTCGCGCCGCGACAAAAGCAAGGAACAGGAGGATCGTGCCCGGGCAATCTGTTCGGTGATTCCGTTGATTGCCCAGAAGGTTGGCGAGATTGTGGAGCTTCCGACTCCTGACACTTCGCTGATCGAAGGACGTATCATGCGGCGTGTTGTGCTGAAGAAGGGATCTTCAGCTGGAAAAATTCTGATCAGGGTTGACAACTATACAACCAAAGATCAGGAGATGACGTTGTATGATATTTCCTGCGATGCCGCGGGAGATGCAACCGTTCCTCCGGATTTTGTGACCGAGATGGACGGCGAGTACACGAAGATCTGGAAACGTCTGCTGCACTCTGGAGATAACTTTGAGGTGACCTATACGGGTACCGGCGGCGGTATTGTGGATCTGCAGGGAATTGCTGAGAATCTGAAAGTGGTGGTGGATCTGGATGTCTGA
- a CDS encoding HNH endonuclease: MGIDPVHINLTDCSGDCFDNVPVDASLEIDHINHNKTDCRLQNLRLVTHLQNERAKPTALSPDVVRTIRRLYAAGGVTQERLAVQFGISRHSVSRITRRATYAEVETDD, encoded by the coding sequence CTGGGTATTGACCCAGTACACATCAATCTGACTGACTGCTCCGGTGATTGCTTTGATAATGTTCCGGTCGATGCTTCCCTTGAAATCGACCACATCAACCACAACAAAACCGACTGTAGACTCCAGAACCTCAGGCTCGTCACCCATCTCCAGAACGAACGTGCCAAACCCACAGCCCTCAGTCCTGACGTTGTCCGAACCATCCGCCGGCTCTATGCCGCAGGCGGGGTAACTCAGGAACGACTCGCGGTTCAGTTCGGTATCTCCCGTCATTCCGTCTCCCGCATCACCCGCCGGGCAACCTACGCCGAGGTGGAGACTGATGACTGA
- a CDS encoding ABC transporter permease, with product MPFVDPITYIVAFGAIVVSFLWLRDTRIFVRTGIEGYRKAAYQGVLFTGLGWFAAALAGFSDNTFLYLACGFILLAMYLQSRITRGNVWKGDESAWQRFTGAAPRRVPERK from the coding sequence ATGCCCTTCGTTGATCCGATAACCTACATCGTCGCCTTCGGTGCGATTGTCGTCTCCTTCCTCTGGCTTAGAGACACCCGCATCTTTGTCAGGACCGGAATTGAAGGATACCGCAAGGCCGCCTACCAGGGAGTACTCTTCACCGGACTCGGCTGGTTTGCCGCAGCCCTTGCAGGATTCTCCGACAACACCTTCCTCTACCTCGCCTGCGGATTCATATTGCTTGCAATGTACCTGCAGTCCAGAATCACCCGAGGCAACGTATGGAAAGGAGACGAATCAGCATGGCAGAGATTTACCGGAGCCGCCCCCCGACGCGTTCCTGAGAGGAAATAA
- a CDS encoding double zinc ribbon domain-containing protein produces MGQPTEKCGKCGGNLLFGAKFCPTCGTSTVRTCSSCSKEVPANVAFCPYCGEKLA; encoded by the coding sequence ATGGGGCAACCTACGGAAAAGTGCGGCAAATGCGGCGGAAACCTACTTTTCGGAGCAAAATTCTGCCCGACATGTGGTACATCAACTGTTCGAACATGTTCTTCCTGCAGTAAGGAAGTTCCTGCAAATGTGGCGTTCTGCCCGTACTGCGGGG
- the hisS gene encoding histidine--tRNA ligase, translating to MLQKPRGTRDFLPAEMAQRRSIERRMRDVAASFGYGEVVTPMFEEQELFTVKSGEGIIGEMYAFEDKGGRKIALRPEITAAVVRAYVNEAQVAPKPLRWFYFAECFRYERPQKGRYRQFWQFGCELIGADSAAADAEVIALASDLLSCSGVRFVLKIGHLSPMKHMLAGLDAVEQKKVMAALDKRDMELLENTLASIGHADLYDPLVRLITAETLDEVFAVTGDIPEKARIEETFSYLKAQNIPFVQNFGIARGLDYYTGMVFEAFADNLGAENQILGGGVYRLAHLFGGKDVPSCGFAIGFDRVMVSLGEIVPTAAPVVAVIATAETRGPAYAAAAAFRSAGITAVMDLMDRSFGAQLSSALKSGASYAVLIGANEAAAGTVTLKNLAAASQKEMPLADAVAEVINGTC from the coding sequence ATGCTGCAGAAACCACGCGGAACGCGGGACTTCCTTCCCGCAGAAATGGCACAGCGGAGAAGTATCGAACGCCGCATGAGAGACGTCGCCGCCTCATTCGGCTACGGCGAAGTCGTCACCCCCATGTTTGAAGAGCAGGAACTCTTCACCGTCAAATCAGGCGAAGGAATCATCGGAGAAATGTACGCCTTCGAAGACAAAGGCGGCAGAAAAATAGCACTCCGCCCAGAAATCACAGCAGCAGTTGTCCGGGCCTACGTCAACGAAGCCCAGGTCGCACCAAAACCACTTCGCTGGTTCTACTTCGCCGAATGCTTCCGGTACGAACGTCCGCAGAAAGGACGCTACCGGCAGTTCTGGCAGTTCGGCTGCGAACTCATCGGTGCCGACTCTGCGGCAGCCGATGCAGAAGTCATCGCCCTTGCGTCTGATCTCCTGAGCTGTTCCGGCGTTCGGTTCGTCTTAAAGATCGGCCACCTCTCCCCGATGAAACACATGCTTGCGGGCCTTGACGCAGTTGAACAGAAGAAAGTCATGGCAGCTCTTGACAAGCGTGACATGGAACTTCTGGAAAACACGCTTGCCTCAATCGGCCATGCGGATCTCTATGACCCGCTTGTCCGGCTCATCACCGCCGAAACCCTTGACGAAGTCTTCGCCGTCACCGGAGACATTCCCGAAAAAGCACGAATCGAAGAGACCTTCAGCTACCTCAAAGCCCAGAACATTCCGTTCGTCCAGAACTTCGGAATCGCCCGCGGTCTTGACTACTATACCGGCATGGTCTTTGAAGCCTTCGCCGACAATCTCGGTGCCGAAAATCAGATCCTCGGCGGCGGAGTTTACCGGCTTGCTCATCTGTTCGGCGGCAAAGATGTCCCGAGCTGCGGGTTTGCCATCGGCTTTGACCGCGTGATGGTCTCGCTCGGCGAGATCGTTCCGACCGCCGCTCCGGTCGTTGCCGTCATCGCGACCGCGGAAACGCGGGGGCCGGCGTACGCCGCCGCCGCCGCGTTCCGCTCAGCAGGCATCACCGCAGTGATGGACTTAATGGACCGGAGCTTTGGCGCCCAGCTTTCTTCCGCACTCAAATCCGGTGCATCATATGCGGTCCTTATCGGCGCAAACGAAGCAGCCGCAGGCACGGTCACGCTGAAAAATCTTGCCGCCGCAAGCCAGAAAGAGATGCCTCTTGCGGACGCTGTCGCTGAGGTAATCAATGGCACTTGCTGA
- a CDS encoding BRO family protein, with amino-acid sequence MRPGSSIKLFQEKTIRSTWNEEEELWYFSLVDIVEVLTNSADPTDYLRKLKKRDPELKSYLGTNCPKVAMVTESGKMRKILAGNARHIFRLVQSIPSPKAEPLKLWLAQVGYERLQEIENPELAQERMKVLYEEKGYPKDWIDKRLRGMAIRQNLTDEWQERGISSDREFAILTAEISKATFGMTPAEYRSLKGLAKKNENLRDHMTDLELIFTMLGERVTTEISQKEQPESFPKSREVARRGGRVAGVARTETERELGHSVATPDNFLGESDSSKRRRVASGKKD; translated from the coding sequence ATGAGGCCTGGCTCTTCTATTAAGTTGTTTCAGGAGAAGACGATCCGGTCAACATGGAATGAGGAGGAGGAACTCTGGTACTTTTCTCTGGTGGATATTGTTGAGGTGCTGACGAATTCAGCAGATCCCACCGATTATCTGCGGAAATTGAAAAAACGGGATCCTGAACTAAAAAGCTACCTTGGGACAAATTGTCCCAAGGTAGCTATGGTCACCGAGAGCGGAAAGATGCGAAAAATTCTTGCGGGAAATGCCCGGCATATTTTCCGTCTGGTTCAGTCGATTCCTTCACCGAAAGCTGAGCCGCTGAAGCTCTGGCTGGCACAGGTCGGGTATGAGCGGTTGCAGGAGATTGAAAATCCTGAACTTGCCCAGGAACGGATGAAGGTTCTGTATGAGGAGAAGGGTTATCCAAAAGACTGGATTGATAAACGTCTTCGGGGAATGGCGATACGTCAGAATCTTACTGATGAGTGGCAGGAGAGAGGTATTTCGTCGGACAGGGAGTTTGCTATTCTCACGGCAGAAATTTCAAAGGCAACGTTTGGGATGACACCGGCAGAATACCGATCATTGAAGGGGCTTGCGAAAAAGAATGAGAATCTTCGGGATCATATGACGGATCTGGAGTTGATTTTTACGATGCTTGGCGAGCGGGTGACGACGGAAATCTCGCAAAAGGAGCAGCCGGAGAGTTTTCCGAAGAGTCGCGAGGTTGCACGCCGCGGCGGAAGGGTTGCAGGTGTTGCCAGGACGGAGACGGAACGGGAGCTTGGACACAGTGTTGCGACACCGGATAATTTTCTCGGCGAGAGTGATTCCAGTAAGAGACGAAGAGTTGCTTCAGGTAAGAAGGACTGA